A genomic region of Populus nigra chromosome 11, ddPopNigr1.1, whole genome shotgun sequence contains the following coding sequences:
- the LOC133667851 gene encoding pentatricopeptide repeat-containing protein At3g04760, chloroplastic-like, with the protein MTMFSTEFISHSCSFPFTSKHFKLSLHSLQSNVVSCINPTNNDTNSNLGNPPKLSRVLPETKPTHVLSYGFRETHLMKLLNRSCKAGKCNESLYFLECMVAKGYQPDVIMCTKLIKGFFNSRNIEKATRVMEILEKHGEPDVFAYNAVISGFCKANRIESAKKVLDRMKRKGFSQDVVTYNIMIGTFCSKGKIDLALKVFEELLKDNNCKPTLITYTILIEAHILEGGIDEGLKLLDEMLSRGLEPDTFTYNVIVRGLGKEGKVNQAFELVRTLNSRGCKPDVITYNILLRALLDQGKWYEGEKLMDEMFSRGCEPNVVTYSILISSLCRDGKIEESVNLVKVMKEKGLTPDAYCYDPLIAAFCREGKLDMAIKFLDYMISDGFLPDIVNYNTIMAALCKNGNSDHAVEIFGKLEEVGCPPNVSSYNTMLSALWGSGDRYRALGMISQMLSKGIDPDGITYNSLISCLCRDGMVDEAIGLLADMLSGRFQPNIVSYNIVLLGLCKIHRIDDAIEVLTAMIENGCQPNETTYTLLIEGIGFSGSRAQAMELANSLYSMNAISEGSYKRLNKVFPLLDVYKDLTVFGH; encoded by the coding sequence ATGACAATGTTTTCCACTGAGTTTATCTCTCATAGTTGTAGCTTTCCCTTCACTAGCAAACATTTTAAACTCTCTTTACATTCACTTCAAAGCAATGTAGTTAGCTGCATAAACCCTACTAATAATGACACTAACAGTAACCTTGGAAACCCACCAAAATTAAGTAGGGTTTTACCCGAAACAAAACCAACCCATGTTTTATCTTATGGTTTCAGAGAAACCCATTTGATGAAACTGCTTAATAGGTCTTGTAAAGCAGGCAAGTGTAATGAGTCACTCTACTTTCTTGAATGCATGGTTGCAAAAGGTTATCAGCCTGATGTTATTATGTGTACTAAGCTCATTAAAGggttttttaattcaagaaatatAGAGAAGGCTACTAGGGTGATGGAGATTTTGGAGAAGCATGGTGAACCTGATGTTTTTGCTTATAATGCAGTGATTAGTGGGTTTTGTAAGGCTAATCGGATTGAAAGTGCAAAAAAAGTGCTTGATAGGATGAAAAGAAAGGGATTTTCGCAGGATGTTGTTACTTACAATATAATGATTGGGACTTTTTGTAGCAAGGGAAAGATTGATTTGGCTTTAAAGGTTTTTGAAGAGTTGTTGAAAGATAATAATTGTAAGCCAACTCTTATTACCTACACGATTTTGATAGAGGCACACATTCTTGAAGGTGGGATTGATGAAGGTTTGAAGCTTTTGGATGAGATGTTGTCAAGAGGGCTTGAACCAGATACATTTACTTATAATGTAATTGTTAGGGGGTTGGGCAAAGAGGGGAAGGTTAATCAAGCTTTTGAGCTTGTTAGGACCTTGAATTCTAGGGGTTGTAAACCAGATGTGATTACATATAATATATTGTTACGAGCGTTGTTGGATCAAGGGAAATGGTATGAAGGGGAGAAACTGATGGATGAGATGTTTTCAAGAGGTTGCGAGCCTAACGTGGTTACATATAGCATTTTGATTAGCTCACTGTGTCGTGACGGGAAAATTGAGGAATCAGTGAACTTAGTGAAGGTTATGAAGGAAAAGGGTTTGACTCCGGATGCTTACTGTTATGATCCATTGATTGCTGCTTTTTGTAGAGAGGGAAAACTGGATATGGCAATCAAGTTTTTGGATTACATGATCTCTGATGGTTTTTTGCCAGATATAGTCAACTACAATACAATAATGGCCGCTCTTTGTAAGAATGGAAATAGTGATCATGCTGTGGAAATATTTGGAAAGCTTGAGGAAGTGGGTTGTCCCCCAAATGTCAGTTCTTATAACACAATGTTAAGTGCATTGTGGGGTTCTGGAGACAGATATAGAGCCTTAGGAATGATATCGCAGATGCTTAGCAAAGGAATTGATCCAGATGGAATTACTTATAATTCACTTATTTCATGTTTGTGCAGAGATGGAATGGTGGATGAAGCTATTGGGCTATTGGCAGACATGCTAAGTGGTAGGTTCCAGCCAAACATAGTCAGCTATAATATCGTTCTTCTTGGTTTATGCAAAATACATAGAATTGATGATGCTATTGAAGTGCTGACAGCAATGATTGAAAATGGTTGCCAGCCAAATGAAACTACTTATACGTTGTTGATTGAAGGTATTGGTTTCTCGGGATCAAGAGCTCAAGCTATGGAGTTGGCTAATTCTCTTTATAGTATGAACGCTATTTCTGAAGGTTCATACAAACGTTTGAACAAGGTCTTCCCTTTGCTTGATGTTTACAAAGACCTCACTGTCTTTGGACACTAA
- the LOC133668823 gene encoding pentatricopeptide repeat-containing protein At1g08610: MGFTVSPQNSIVEVHCLQGLQRCSNQAGSSFGVVSCSALKGSTFYLNCSINCSYRNQLYWHGKEFLKSGRTLFSLQCRGVQSVSIDRVDENDQDDWSVGSHVSGSGRDFRVEMTTRNHGSSILFADGPLVENDEETNNEILQNLCKKGSLMEATKLIDIMSRVNQIPNSTCSTNLIRGLIRIGRIERASRVLKTMVMSGLVPDVITYNMMVGGFCKRRQLRSAIDLLEDMSLSGCPPDVITYNTIIRSLFDNGKFDQAVEFWRGQLRRGCLPYLIPYTILIELVWKHCGTVRALEVLEDMAIEGCYPDLVTYNSLVNFACKEGKYEDAALITYNILSHGMEPNAITYNTLLHSLCSCGLWDEVDEILAIMKKTSHPPTVVTYNILINGLCKCGLVERAINFFVQMVSENCSPDIITYNTLLTALCKEGMVDEALQVFVLLSDSNCSPGLITYNTVIDGLTRRGYMDEALKLYNQMIEKGIAPDGITHRSLVWGFCWIDQVEDAVEILREMGKRDHRINSSAYGLVINGLCRNKRVDIAIQVLEMMISGRYKPDEEIYSTLIKSVADAGMVEEADELHQKLIERKVLRTILDKP, from the coding sequence ATGGGTTTTACAGTTTCCCCGCAGAACTCTATAGTTGAGGTTCATTGTTTGCAAGGCTTACAAAGGTGCTCTAATCAAGCTGGGTCAAGTTTCGGTGTTGTTAGTTGCTCAGCATTGAAGGGGTCAACTTTTTATCTAAATTGTTCAATAAATTGCAGTTACAGAAATCAGTTGTATTGGCATGGGAAAGAATTTCTCAAGTCTGGAAgaactttgttttctttacagTGTAGAGGAGTGCAAAGTGTCAGCATTGATAGAGTTGATGAAAATGATCAAGATGACTGGAGCGTAGGAAGTCATGTATCAGGTTCTGGGAGGGATTTTAGAGTGGAAATGACCACAAGGAATCATGGATCTTCAATTTTGTTTGCTGATGGACCCCTtgttgaaaatgatgaggaaacCAACAATGAAATTCTTCAGAATTTGTGCAAAAAGGGGAGCTTGATGGAAGCAACAAAGCTGATAGATATTATGTCACGTGTAAACCAAATTCCCAACTCCACTTGTTCCACAAACTTAATAAGGGGCCTTATCAGAATTGGTCGGATAGAAAGAGCTTCAAGGGTTCTTAAAACTATGGTCATGTCTGGTTTGGTTCCGGATGTTATTACATACAACATGATGGTAGGAGGTTTCTGTAAGAGAAGACAATTAAGATCTGCCATTGATCTGCTGGAAGACATGAGCTTGAGTGGTTGTCCCCCAGATGTGATCACTTACAATACAATAATCCGCAGCCTGTTTGATAATGGAAAATTTGATCAGGCTGTGGAATTCTGGAGGGGGCAATTAAGGAGGGGTTGTCTTCCTTATCTAATACCCTACACGATACTCATCGAGCTAGTCTGGAAGCATTGTGGAACTGTGCGTGCCTTGGAAGTATTGGAAGATATGGCTATCGAGGGCTGTTATCCAGATCTCGTTACCTACAATTCATTGGTTAATTTTGCTTGTAAAGAGGGAAAGTACGAGGATGCAGCTTTGATTACATACAACATTCTGTCTCATGGGATGGAGCCCAATGCCATAACTTATAACACACTTCTCCATTCTCTTTGTAGCTGTGGATTATGGGATGAAGTAGATGAGATCCTTGCAATCATGAAAAAAACTTCCCATCCTCCAACCGTGGTTACATACAACATTCTGATTAATGGGTTGTGCAAATGTGGACTTGTGGAGCGGGCAATTAACTTTTTCGTTCAAATGGTTTCTGAAAATTGTTCTCCTGACATTATAACTTACAATACTCTCCTTACCGCTCTATGCAAAGAGGGAATGGTGGATGAGGCCCTTCAAGTATTTGTCCTCTTGAGTGATAGCAACTGTTCTCCTGGGTTAATAACTTACAACACTGTGATTGATGGATTGACTAGAAGGGGCTATATGGATGAAGCATTGAAATTATACAATCAAATGATAGAAAAAGGGATAGCTCCTGATGGTATCACCCATCGTTCTTTGGTTTGGGGGTTTTGCTGGATAGATCAAGTTGAGGATGCTGTGGAGATATTGAGGGAGATGGGAAAGAGAGACCACAGGATCAATAGTAGTGCTTACGGATTGGTAATCAATGGATTATGTAGAAATAAGAGGGTAGATATTGCAATACAAGTTCTGGAAATGATGATCTCGGGTCGATACAAGCCAGATGAAGAGATTTATTCTACTTTAATTAAAAGTGTTGCTGATGCTGGTATGGTTGAAGAGGCGGATGAATTGCATCAGAAGTTGATAGAAAGAAAGGTTCTTAGAACCATATTGGACAAACCATGA